From one Bifidobacterium sp. WK012_4_13 genomic stretch:
- a CDS encoding cell division protein SepF yields MANFMKNAMSYLGMADVVDEDADIDSAQDDNAVSDFDSDRSVTPMSQEPSNSVPLRNHGDFSTRISRITTILPKSYEDAQLVGRALRDGVPVVLNLSNVTEAVAYRIVDFSAGVVFGVRGSIERVTPRVFLLSPAQVNIKVEDPKPSSASHDLFSD; encoded by the coding sequence ATGGCGAATTTCATGAAGAATGCCATGTCATACCTCGGTATGGCAGACGTTGTGGATGAGGATGCGGACATCGATTCGGCGCAGGATGACAATGCCGTCTCGGATTTCGACAGCGATCGGTCGGTTACTCCCATGTCCCAGGAACCCTCGAATTCCGTGCCATTGCGCAACCATGGTGATTTCTCGACGAGAATCAGCCGAATAACGACCATCCTGCCGAAGTCCTACGAGGATGCACAGCTTGTGGGGCGGGCGCTGCGCGACGGTGTGCCAGTCGTGCTCAATCTATCCAACGTCACCGAGGCGGTCGCCTATAGGATCGTCGACTTTTCCGCAGGTGTCGTATTCGGAGTCCGTGGCTCGATCGAGAGGGTGACGCCACGTGTGTTCCTGCTGAGCCCGGCCCAGGTCAACATCAAGGTCGAGGACCCCAAGCCAAGCTCCGCTTCCCATGACCTGTTCTCGGACTGA
- a CDS encoding glycine--tRNA ligase, with protein MSESRLDAVVSLAKRRGFVFPAGEIYGGTRSAWDYGPLGVALKDNIKREWWRSMVITRGDVVGVDTSIILPTEVWVASGHVSVFNDPLIECLSCHKRHRADTLEEAYFEKHGHEPKDGLKDIPCPDCGTKGNWTEPRDFNMMLQTHLGPVQDDSSLHYLRPETAQGIFVDFKNVMGSSRSKPPFGIANMGKSFRNEITPGNFIFRTREFEQMEMEFFVQPGTDEDWHQYWIDTRTRWYTDLGVKAENLRHYEHPKEKLAHYAKRTVDIEYRFGFQGSQWGELEGVANRTDFDLGAHAKHSGEDLSYFDQASGQKYTPFVIEPAAGLTRSLMAFLVDAYDVDEAPNTKGGVDRRTVLRLDPRLAPVKAAVLPLSKKPELQSIAHNLAGDLRQNEWMIDYDESGAIGRRYRREDEIGTPLCITVDFDTPNDQAVTIRDRDTMKQERVALDKVEEYVRARIQERRVRYPEGPASITGSTAADGSVDVSQEQGIDESAPVKVAEAGGSY; from the coding sequence GTGTCAGAATCCAGACTTGATGCAGTGGTGTCTTTGGCGAAGCGTCGTGGCTTTGTGTTTCCGGCTGGGGAAATCTATGGCGGTACGCGTTCCGCATGGGATTACGGGCCGCTCGGGGTTGCGCTCAAGGACAACATCAAGCGCGAATGGTGGCGTTCCATGGTCATCACCCGCGGCGATGTGGTCGGCGTCGATACCTCGATCATTCTTCCCACCGAAGTATGGGTTGCCTCAGGTCATGTCTCGGTATTCAATGATCCCCTGATCGAGTGCTTGTCTTGCCACAAGCGTCATCGCGCCGATACCTTGGAGGAGGCATACTTCGAGAAGCACGGTCATGAGCCGAAGGACGGATTGAAGGACATTCCGTGCCCCGACTGCGGAACCAAGGGAAACTGGACGGAGCCTCGCGACTTCAACATGATGCTGCAGACCCACCTCGGACCGGTTCAGGATGACAGCAGCCTTCATTATCTGCGACCGGAGACGGCGCAGGGCATTTTCGTCGATTTCAAGAATGTGATGGGTTCCTCGCGCTCAAAGCCCCCATTCGGAATCGCCAACATGGGCAAGAGCTTCCGTAACGAGATCACCCCGGGCAACTTCATATTCAGGACCCGTGAATTCGAACAGATGGAAATGGAGTTCTTCGTTCAGCCGGGAACAGACGAGGACTGGCATCAATACTGGATTGATACCCGCACGCGCTGGTATACCGATCTGGGTGTCAAGGCAGAGAACCTGCGTCACTACGAACATCCGAAGGAGAAGCTCGCGCATTATGCGAAGCGAACCGTCGACATCGAATACCGCTTTGGATTCCAAGGCTCGCAGTGGGGTGAGCTCGAGGGCGTTGCCAATCGAACCGATTTCGATCTTGGTGCCCATGCAAAGCATTCGGGTGAGGATCTGAGCTACTTCGATCAGGCATCGGGACAGAAATACACGCCGTTCGTCATCGAGCCGGCCGCTGGTCTGACTCGATCCCTGATGGCATTCCTGGTGGATGCATATGATGTCGACGAGGCTCCGAACACCAAGGGAGGAGTCGACCGTCGTACGGTGTTGCGTCTCGATCCACGACTCGCTCCTGTGAAGGCCGCCGTCCTGCCCCTTTCCAAGAAGCCCGAGCTGCAGTCCATCGCACATAATCTCGCAGGTGACCTGCGGCAGAACGAATGGATGATCGACTATGACGAGTCGGGTGCAATCGGCCGTCGTTACCGTCGCGAAGACGAAATCGGCACGCCGCTGTGCATCACCGTCGACTTCGATACGCCTAATGACCAAGCCGTGACAATCCGTGATCGTGACACGATGAAGCAGGAACGCGTCGCGCTTGACAAGGTCGAGGAGTATGTGCGCGCTCGCATTCAGGAGAGGCGCGTGCGATATCCCGAAGGCCCGGCGAGCATCACTGGCTCGACCGCTGCGGATGGCTCGGTGGACGTTTCGCAGGAGCAGGGAATCGATGAATCGGCACCCGTGAAGGTCGCTGAGGCAGGCGGAAGCTACTGA
- a CDS encoding DivIVA domain-containing protein gives MALLTPKDIREHIFQTVRFKEGYDVDEVDDFLDQVTETVEALGQKAVQGGASTQSLSPDVTSLNTKISDLTNQLEALQTENKQLKDEQAEKQGSAAQDSSRELNEAQQQVQALSQQNDQLKQQVDQLNSQIDQLTAQAAKGNNTQALNDQLAAVSKERDQFRTKGEELAQQLGQSKQQLFQVQQSARDFATKNDTLSHQLDESKQREEQLRQQVSKMEPSTETGSLKKIAGAGADANSEPERATAMLTLAMQLHDQYVDKGKAKGAELVADGQAKHDDLIAQGDSYMNRTHADADNYSKRVHDEADGYSDRVRTEADAYSGKTRQDADTYSKNKRAEADTYEVEVHQKAQAYDRNTRSAADQYSADVKDKLVAQSKVIEGNIQGLKQFETEYRSRLKSFLGQLVSQVSNTDSFDGIGSDKGEDK, from the coding sequence ATGGCTCTTTTGACGCCAAAGGACATTAGAGAGCATATCTTCCAGACCGTGAGGTTTAAGGAAGGGTATGACGTTGACGAGGTGGACGACTTCCTCGATCAGGTAACTGAGACCGTTGAGGCTCTCGGACAGAAGGCAGTTCAAGGTGGTGCATCGACGCAATCACTCAGTCCTGATGTGACGAGCCTGAACACCAAGATTTCCGACTTGACGAATCAGCTCGAGGCTCTGCAGACAGAGAACAAGCAACTCAAGGATGAACAGGCTGAAAAGCAAGGTTCCGCCGCCCAGGACAGCTCCCGCGAACTCAACGAGGCGCAGCAGCAGGTGCAGGCTCTGAGTCAGCAGAACGATCAGCTGAAGCAGCAGGTCGACCAGCTGAATTCCCAGATCGACCAGCTCACGGCCCAGGCGGCCAAGGGCAATAACACGCAGGCGCTGAACGATCAGCTCGCGGCAGTGAGCAAGGAACGCGATCAGTTCAGAACCAAGGGAGAAGAGCTCGCGCAGCAGCTCGGGCAGAGCAAGCAGCAGCTCTTCCAGGTCCAGCAGAGCGCCCGTGACTTCGCCACGAAGAACGACACCCTGTCACATCAGCTTGATGAGTCCAAGCAGCGTGAGGAGCAGCTTCGTCAGCAGGTTTCCAAGATGGAGCCTTCGACCGAGACTGGCAGCCTGAAGAAGATTGCTGGAGCCGGTGCGGATGCGAATTCCGAGCCAGAGCGCGCGACGGCCATGCTCACGCTTGCGATGCAGCTGCACGATCAATACGTTGACAAGGGCAAGGCCAAGGGTGCCGAGCTTGTTGCCGATGGTCAGGCCAAGCATGATGACTTGATCGCCCAGGGCGATTCCTATATGAACCGCACCCATGCCGATGCCGACAACTATTCAAAGCGCGTCCACGACGAGGCCGATGGCTATTCCGATCGCGTTCGCACGGAGGCTGACGCATATTCAGGCAAGACGCGCCAGGATGCCGATACGTATTCGAAGAACAAGCGTGCCGAGGCCGACACCTATGAGGTCGAGGTCCATCAGAAGGCACAGGCATACGATCGCAACACCCGTTCTGCGGCCGATCAATACTCGGCGGACGTCAAGGACAAGCTTGTCGCGCAGTCGAAGGTCATCGAAGGCAATATCCAGGGTCTCAAGCAGTTCGAGACTGAATATCGCAGTCGTCTCAAGTCCTTCCTCGGTCAGCTTGTGTCTCAGGTGTCCAACACTGATTCCTTCGATGGCATTGGTTCAGACAAGGGCGAAGATAAGTGA
- a CDS encoding hydroxyethylthiazole kinase, with the protein MTESLPITSSKAASPSSGRQAFRPMSPDSPIRERIREACAMVRQKTPLAQSFTNFVTMNLVANAQLAAGGSAAMSFLPDDIVDIDDISGASYINVGTLLPSYRETLEKIAQVFFERQSLWVLDPVAAGLGATRTAILRSFANYPPTIVRANASETIALCGIWGISLGPDSHGGMNRPAGVETVDDVDSAMPYAIELARYLRAHNSTHTAAVAVSGECDLITDGERSFRLPGGDAMMTKITGAGCSLGGVTASYLAVSDPLIAATAASLHYNRASEKAGAVAKGPGSFQAEFLDALWQTQPDEICASDIIESR; encoded by the coding sequence ATGACCGAATCATTGCCAATCACATCATCCAAAGCAGCATCGCCCTCTTCGGGGCGTCAGGCGTTCCGACCCATGTCACCGGACAGTCCAATCCGCGAGAGGATCAGAGAGGCCTGCGCGATGGTTCGGCAGAAGACTCCTCTGGCCCAGTCCTTCACGAACTTCGTGACGATGAACCTCGTCGCCAACGCGCAGCTTGCAGCAGGTGGCAGTGCGGCGATGAGCTTCCTTCCGGACGACATAGTCGATATCGATGACATATCAGGCGCGAGCTACATCAATGTAGGAACGCTGCTTCCCTCGTATAGGGAGACACTTGAAAAGATCGCACAGGTCTTCTTCGAAAGGCAGTCCCTGTGGGTCCTCGACCCTGTCGCCGCAGGGCTTGGAGCCACGAGAACGGCGATCCTCAGGTCATTTGCGAACTATCCGCCGACGATAGTGCGCGCAAACGCCTCTGAGACAATCGCGCTCTGTGGCATATGGGGCATCAGCCTGGGCCCTGACTCACATGGCGGGATGAATCGTCCAGCCGGTGTCGAGACGGTCGATGACGTCGACAGCGCAATGCCCTATGCAATCGAGCTCGCACGCTATCTGCGCGCCCACAACTCGACGCACACGGCTGCCGTCGCCGTGTCAGGAGAGTGCGATCTGATCACTGACGGGGAACGGAGCTTCAGACTTCCCGGCGGCGATGCGATGATGACGAAGATCACCGGTGCCGGCTGCTCCCTGGGAGGCGTCACCGCAAGCTACCTTGCGGTTTCCGATCCTCTTATCGCAGCGACTGCGGCCTCGCTGCACTATAATCGCGCTTCCGAAAAGGCAGGCGCCGTCGCGAAGGGACCGGGCAGCTTCCAAGCGGAATTCCTGGATGCATTGTGGCAGACCCAGCCGGACGAAATCTGTGCCAGTGACATCATCGAGTCGCGCTGA
- a CDS encoding signal peptidase II codes for MAVFSCVALLGLVLDRVSKLLALRYLSLTESRTVIPHLLSLRLLRNPGASLGFGSNSTWVISVLAIVACIVIAAIACRATSMAWIVVLGMAFSGAAGNLIDRVAYADGVLNGKVVDFLDYGWSVGNVADIFLMCAGVGMVVLVSIGVPWRMSGRTADADDGNE; via the coding sequence GTGGCCGTTTTCTCTTGCGTGGCGCTTCTCGGTCTCGTTCTCGATCGTGTCAGCAAGCTGCTGGCGCTCAGATACCTGTCACTCACCGAGTCTCGAACGGTGATTCCGCACCTGCTGTCGCTCCGCCTTCTCAGGAATCCGGGAGCGTCGCTTGGCTTTGGCTCAAACTCGACATGGGTGATTTCAGTCCTTGCGATCGTCGCATGCATCGTGATCGCAGCGATTGCCTGCCGTGCGACATCGATGGCTTGGATAGTCGTTCTCGGAATGGCATTTTCCGGTGCCGCCGGCAATCTGATCGATCGGGTGGCCTATGCGGATGGAGTGCTCAACGGCAAGGTCGTCGATTTTCTTGATTATGGCTGGTCGGTCGGCAATGTCGCTGACATCTTTCTGATGTGTGCCGGAGTGGGCATGGTCGTGCTGGTAAGCATCGGTGTTCCTTGGAGAATGAGTGGTCGGACGGCCGATGCTGATGACGGCAATGAATGA
- the dusB gene encoding tRNA dihydrouridine synthase DusB, with protein MLSPMAGVTNWPFRVLCEQFGPHGLYVAEMITARALVARNPKAFRLCRFAPSEHPRSLQLYGVNPDITRQAAAMVADGDMADHVDLNFGCPAPKVTRHGGGSALPWKLDVFAELIHRVVGVCEPAGIPVTAKIRVGIDHEHETFLEAGHIAQEEGCAAVTLHARTTAEYYGGHSDWNRIAQLAEELSIPVFGNGDIWTAEDALEMMSQTGCAGVAVGRGCQGRPWLFADIANALNGSSERVNPTLGQIGEIIARHARLLTEFYDGDEKMAVHDLRKHVAWYLKGFPVGGEARRAFMECESVADVDAKVARFDADTPFPMEIADKPRGRVRYARKVHLPYGWLDSRTMPPEARKQLFGDDPMDASY; from the coding sequence ATGCTGTCACCTATGGCCGGGGTCACCAATTGGCCATTCCGGGTGCTGTGCGAACAATTCGGTCCACACGGTCTCTACGTCGCCGAGATGATCACCGCACGCGCGCTGGTTGCAAGGAATCCGAAGGCATTCAGGCTCTGTCGTTTCGCTCCCAGTGAACATCCACGTTCTCTTCAGCTTTATGGCGTCAATCCGGATATAACGCGTCAGGCTGCGGCGATGGTCGCTGACGGCGATATGGCCGATCACGTCGACCTGAATTTCGGGTGCCCTGCTCCCAAGGTCACTCGTCACGGCGGTGGCTCAGCCCTGCCATGGAAGCTGGATGTCTTTGCGGAACTGATTCATCGAGTCGTTGGCGTGTGCGAGCCGGCGGGCATTCCCGTCACGGCCAAGATCAGGGTCGGCATCGATCATGAGCATGAGACATTTCTTGAAGCCGGCCATATCGCTCAGGAGGAAGGCTGCGCCGCAGTAACGCTCCATGCGAGAACGACCGCGGAATACTATGGCGGTCATTCCGACTGGAATCGAATCGCACAGCTGGCGGAGGAATTGAGCATCCCGGTATTCGGGAACGGTGATATATGGACGGCGGAGGACGCTCTCGAAATGATGAGCCAGACAGGCTGCGCCGGCGTCGCCGTGGGTCGTGGATGCCAGGGCAGGCCATGGCTTTTCGCAGACATAGCCAACGCGCTCAACGGTTCTTCCGAGCGTGTCAACCCGACGCTGGGCCAGATCGGTGAAATCATCGCCAGACATGCCAGACTTCTCACCGAGTTCTATGACGGTGATGAGAAGATGGCGGTTCACGATCTTCGCAAGCATGTGGCTTGGTATCTCAAGGGCTTTCCCGTCGGCGGCGAGGCTCGTCGCGCATTCATGGAATGCGAAAGCGTTGCAGACGTGGATGCGAAGGTCGCTCGATTCGATGCGGACACACCATTCCCGATGGAGATAGCAGACAAGCCTCGTGGCCGTGTCAGATACGCGCGAAAGGTTCATCTGCCATACGGGTGGTTGGATTCCAGGACAATGCCGCCTGAGGCACGCAAGCAGCTTTTCGGGGACGATCCCATGGATGCTTCATATTAG
- a CDS encoding RluA family pseudouridine synthase, with protein MNDPEAANRILPVPDALVGRRFDVALSKMLGLSRAKASDLIDSGHAELSDRSFSKSTVLLAGDTMEVRLERPEPRSEPIATEMAIAYEDDDIVVVDKPVGVAAHASVGWSGPTVLGSLIARGVHITSYGAPGRHGIVSRLDVGTSGLMLVCKSELAYKEMRRQFANHEVAKTYHALVQGNLEQDRATIEAPIGRAKVSDFRFTVTPMGKDAVTHWDVLERFSAATLVSVNLETGRTHQIRVHFSSINHPLVGDHMYGANPKMAESLGLERQWLHAMRLEFRHPRTHVWTRVDSHYPSDLQIALDLMRSRHTQK; from the coding sequence ATGAATGATCCTGAGGCAGCGAACAGGATTCTTCCCGTACCGGATGCGCTTGTCGGCAGAAGATTCGATGTCGCCCTGTCAAAGATGCTTGGCCTGTCTCGCGCGAAGGCAAGCGATCTGATCGATTCCGGACACGCTGAGCTGAGCGATCGCAGCTTTTCGAAATCGACCGTCCTGCTGGCCGGTGACACGATGGAGGTTCGTCTTGAGCGGCCGGAGCCTCGCAGCGAACCCATAGCCACTGAAATGGCGATTGCCTATGAGGACGACGACATCGTCGTCGTGGACAAGCCTGTGGGCGTGGCTGCGCATGCATCTGTAGGCTGGTCAGGGCCGACCGTTCTGGGAAGCCTCATTGCCAGGGGAGTGCACATAACAAGCTACGGAGCTCCCGGCAGACACGGCATCGTGAGTCGTCTGGATGTGGGCACAAGCGGTCTCATGCTCGTCTGCAAGTCGGAGCTTGCATATAAGGAGATGCGCAGGCAGTTCGCAAACCATGAGGTTGCAAAGACCTATCATGCGCTGGTTCAAGGCAATCTGGAGCAGGACAGGGCTACGATCGAGGCGCCGATAGGTCGGGCCAAGGTTTCGGACTTTCGTTTCACGGTCACGCCTATGGGCAAGGATGCAGTCACACACTGGGATGTGCTGGAGCGGTTTTCCGCTGCAACCTTGGTGAGTGTGAATCTCGAGACCGGAAGGACGCACCAGATTCGTGTGCATTTCTCTTCGATCAACCATCCTCTCGTGGGTGACCATATGTATGGAGCCAACCCGAAGATGGCTGAGTCCCTTGGCCTCGAGAGGCAATGGCTTCATGCGATGCGCCTGGAATTTCGACATCCCAGAACGCATGTCTGGACTCGAGTCGACTCGCACTATCCTTCCGACCTGCAGATCGCGCTCGATCTGATGCGTTCACGACACACCCAGAAATAA
- the ftsZ gene encoding cell division protein FtsZ translates to MSEIAQIDNFNDKTNIKVVGVGGAGGNAVNRMIAEGLQNVEFVAVNTDAKDLLRSDADVKISLSDNSSRGLGAGADPERGAKAAQDHQSDIEEALKASDMVFVTAGEGGGTGTGASPLVARSARQLGALTIAVVTRPFSFEGPRRASSAETGIDNLRNEVDALIVIPNDRLLDLSDRTVSVMDAFKTADTALLAGVQGITDLITMNSYIHVDFSDVTAILKDSGTALFGIGAARGEDRATQAAEIAISSPLLEESIEGAHGALINIAGPTDLSMQEASAAVQLVQNAIHPEAQIIWGLALDDAYGDEVRVTVIAAGFDANSKNDEDGAHAAHQPQHKAEGSKQPIVPPLTPIHKSSDEQTEAAASDQTSEHRVVRVEEAPAQRNVAAELRHDDYGSTESENSSDSGDLDIPDFLR, encoded by the coding sequence GTGAGCGAGATTGCCCAGATTGACAATTTCAACGACAAAACCAACATCAAGGTCGTCGGTGTTGGTGGTGCAGGTGGCAATGCAGTCAACCGAATGATTGCCGAAGGACTGCAGAACGTTGAATTCGTTGCTGTGAATACCGATGCCAAGGATCTGCTGCGTTCAGACGCGGATGTCAAGATCTCGTTGTCGGACAATTCCAGTCGTGGCCTGGGCGCCGGTGCCGATCCCGAACGAGGCGCGAAGGCTGCGCAGGATCACCAATCTGACATAGAGGAGGCCTTGAAGGCTTCCGACATGGTGTTCGTCACGGCGGGCGAGGGCGGTGGCACCGGAACCGGTGCAAGTCCTCTCGTCGCAAGAAGCGCGCGTCAGCTCGGTGCATTGACGATAGCGGTGGTCACCCGCCCGTTCTCCTTCGAAGGGCCGCGTCGTGCCTCTTCGGCCGAAACCGGCATCGACAATCTCCGCAATGAGGTCGATGCCCTCATCGTCATTCCCAACGATCGGCTTCTTGATCTTTCTGACCGAACGGTAAGCGTCATGGATGCCTTCAAGACCGCCGACACGGCATTGCTCGCCGGCGTTCAGGGCATCACGGATCTGATCACGATGAATTCCTACATCCACGTTGATTTCTCGGATGTCACCGCGATACTCAAGGATTCAGGAACCGCACTGTTTGGCATTGGGGCAGCCCGGGGTGAGGATAGGGCAACTCAGGCCGCTGAAATCGCAATAAGCTCGCCTTTGCTTGAGGAGAGCATCGAAGGGGCCCACGGGGCTTTGATCAACATTGCAGGTCCAACGGATTTGAGCATGCAGGAGGCATCCGCCGCCGTTCAGCTGGTGCAGAATGCCATTCACCCCGAGGCGCAGATCATCTGGGGCCTTGCGCTTGATGACGCATATGGCGACGAGGTCAGAGTCACCGTCATCGCTGCTGGCTTCGACGCGAATTCCAAGAATGATGAAGATGGCGCTCACGCAGCGCACCAGCCTCAGCATAAGGCAGAAGGCAGCAAGCAGCCCATCGTTCCTCCGCTGACGCCGATTCATAAGTCGAGCGATGAGCAGACAGAGGCTGCCGCCTCCGACCAGACTTCCGAACATCGCGTCGTGCGAGTGGAGGAGGCTCCGGCCCAACGCAACGTTGCTGCGGAGCTAAGGCACGATGACTATGGTTCCACGGAGTCCGAGAATTCATCTGATTCCGGGGATCTCGATATTCCTGATTTTCTTCGCTGA
- a CDS encoding YggT family protein translates to MLVSLIFAILHWAISAYLMILFARMILDWSRILAPRWYPRGVVASLIGIVYRLTDPPLRWLRRFIPPLSLGAIQLDMSFMVLYFVLVVLQVLI, encoded by the coding sequence ATGCTCGTTTCGTTGATTTTTGCAATACTCCACTGGGCAATCAGCGCGTATCTGATGATTCTGTTTGCTCGGATGATCCTCGACTGGTCTCGGATCCTTGCTCCACGGTGGTATCCGAGAGGCGTGGTCGCCTCACTGATAGGCATCGTCTATCGTCTTACGGATCCGCCGCTGCGCTGGCTCAGACGATTCATACCTCCTCTGTCGCTTGGTGCCATACAGCTTGACATGAGTTTCATGGTTCTATACTTCGTTCTTGTCGTTTTGCAAGTGCTTATCTAG